In Halolamina litorea, the genomic window GTAGCCGCCGTCGCGCTCTCGGACGACGGCGTCGACGACGAACGCGGTCGACTCGTCCCCGCCGACGGTGAACGGCTTCCGGACGGTCAGTCGCTCGTCCGGGAGCACCACGTCCGCGGACTCGCCCCCTTCCAGCGTGGCGTTCACGTCCGCGACGGTCACCGAGACGGCGTCGTACTCGCCGGCCGGGACGCCAACCGCGTGCAACAGCGACGCGTTCGCCCCGCGGAGTTCGGTCAGATCGACCGTCGTCGCGTTCAGGTCGTAGCTGGTCCAGTTCCCCCGGTGGCGGTGTCGATGGCGTCCGTCGTCGTCGTGTTCGTCGGGTGCCGTCGCCGACCGAACCGACAGTTGGGTGATCGTCACGTTCACGTGTTCGAACCGGTCGATCGCGCCCGGATCGTCGCTCACGTAGACGTGGAGGCTCGATCCGTCGGCCTCGGTCGTGTCCGCCACGCCGCCGGGCACCGATCCGGTACAGCCCGCGAGGACGATCAGCGTCGCGACCGCAAGCAGGCTCGTCGTTCGCATACCGACCCGACACACCCCATCGGTTTGGAACTGTGGGCCGGGCACTTTTCGCGGCGGCGGCCATCGGCGCCGACGATGGACCACCGGTCGTTCCAGTGGGACCGCATCGGCGCGTTCCTCCTCGGCGCGGTGACCCTCACCGGCCTGTTGTGGGCCACCCCCGACCTCCCGGATCCGATCGCCTACGGCGTCGTGGCGGTGCCGCTCGGGCTCTGTTACCACGGGTTCACGAGCAAGTCGGCGCGGTCGGTCGCTCGCTTGGCCGCGCTCGTCGCCGTCGGCCTCACGCTCGGGTCGTGGCTGGCCGACGCCGGCGTCCTCTAGTGGAACTTCTCGTAGGTCGCGTCGAGGTCGACCATCGGCTCGGGGTAGTCCTCGCCCAGCACGACGCCGTACTCCGCCTGTGTCGCCCGGTTCAGCTCCCACGGCTCGTGGACCTGTGCGGCCGGTAGCGGCTCCAGTTCCGGCAGCCAGTGGGTAACGTACTCGCCGTCGCTGTCGTACTTCTTCGCTTGCCCGACGACGTCGAAGTAGCTGTTCCGGCTGTCGTTGCCGACGCCGGCGATGTAGGCCCAGTTGCCGTAGTTCGACCCCGGGGCGTAGTCGATGAGCCGCGTCTCGAAGTAGGCGGCGCCGCGGCGCCAGTCGACCCGCAGGCTGTTGGCGAGGAAGGAGGCGGCGTTCTGTCGGCCGCGGTTGCTCATGTAGCCCGTCGCGTTGAGTTCGCGCATGGTGGCGTCGACAAAGGGGATGCCCGTCTCGCCGCGCGCCCAGCGTTCGAACTGTTCGCGGGCGGCCGGGTCGTGGTCGGGGCGCTGCCAGTCGATGTCGTCGCGCTCGCGGATGCCGCCGAGGCTGAAGAACTGCCCGCCGTGTTTGGCCGTCTGGAACGCCATGAAGTCCCGCCAGCGCAGTTCGAACAGCAGCCAGTAGGTGGAGTCGTTCGAGACCCGCTCGGCCTCGTACTCCTCGACCTCGGCGGCGACCCGCCGCGGCGAGAGACAGCCGGCGTTGAGCCACGGCGAGAGCTTCGAGGAGTAGTCCGGGCCGAGCATCCCGTTCCGGGTCTGTTTGTACTCCCGGAGGTGGTCGCCCTCCCAGAGGTAGTGATCCAGCCGGTCGAGCCCGGCCGCCTCACCGCCCTCGAACGCGAGCACGCCGCGGTCGTCGTGTGCCGGCTCAGGGAGGCCCAGTTCGTTGAGCGTCGGGAACGAGCCGAGGTCGCTCCCAGAGTCGTCGACGCCATCGAGGCGCGCGAGGTCCGGCGTCTCGGGGAGATCGGGTTCGGGGACCGGGTCCCGGACGCGGCTGTCGCGCTCGACGGACTGCCGGAACGGCGTGAACGTGTCGTCGATGCCCGAAATCCTGTCCGGGAGGTCGGCGACGTGGTGTAGCGTGTGGGTCCAGTGGCTCCGAGTGGTGACGCCCGCGTCCGAGAGCGCGCTCACGAC contains:
- a CDS encoding DUF4382 domain-containing protein codes for the protein MRTTSLLAVATLIVLAGCTGSVPGGVADTTEADGSSLHVYVSDDPGAIDRFEHVNVTITQLSVRSATAPDEHDDDGRHRHRHRGNWTSYDLNATTVDLTELRGANASLLHAVGVPAGEYDAVSVTVADVNATLEGGESADVVLPDERLTVRKPFTVGGDESTAFVVDAVVRERDGGYVLVPNVERSGTDVELRPRGDCDCCHGHGSGGNETHHGGGWSHHGDHSGTDTHHGSGENCR
- a CDS encoding DASH family cryptochrome, which gives rise to METALWWVRNDARLHDNAALAAAADADRLLPVYVVDPRGYGEQPYDGRNSFDFEKTGAFRTRFLQETVDDLRGSLDDAGSALLVREGRPDDVLPEVADAVDADAVHFQALPAPEERDAAGAVVSALSDAGVTTRSHWTHTLHHVADLPDRISGIDDTFTPFRQSVERDSRVRDPVPEPDLPETPDLARLDGVDDSGSDLGSFPTLNELGLPEPAHDDRGVLAFEGGEAAGLDRLDHYLWEGDHLREYKQTRNGMLGPDYSSKLSPWLNAGCLSPRRVAAEVEEYEAERVSNDSTYWLLFELRWRDFMAFQTAKHGGQFFSLGGIRERDDIDWQRPDHDPAAREQFERWARGETGIPFVDATMRELNATGYMSNRGRQNAASFLANSLRVDWRRGAAYFETRLIDYAPGSNYGNWAYIAGVGNDSRNSYFDVVGQAKKYDSDGEYVTHWLPELEPLPAAQVHEPWELNRATQAEYGVVLGEDYPEPMVDLDATYEKFH